The sequence below is a genomic window from Macaca fascicularis isolate 582-1 chromosome 3, T2T-MFA8v1.1.
cacctgggctcaagtgatcctcccactttggcctccagcattacaggggtaagccactgtACCCTACCTGAAGAGAATATTTTTGAacagttggtcaggctggtgtaaCAGTGAGTTTGTTCTCTTGAATAGTATCTCGGTTTCTGGAAGAACTTTTGTTATGCTGATAAGCCAAAACAATGTTTTGCAAGCTGATATAGAAAATTAAAGTAGTTTTATATTATGCCTACATACATATTTCCATTACTTTGTATTTACCACAGCTGatcagaaaatttatttattcaaaaagttccttttcttttgaagGAGGAATAGCCTTAATTTCTCAACCCAGTaaagatatttgatatttgaAGGCTTTACtagatttaaaagttttaaacttGATCAATGTATTTGAATCTAGGGGGAGGTAAAATTGAACAATCTAAGGAATggtataaaaatgagaaatgagaaaaaatttaataaaaacacagTATCAAATACGAATAATTCAATATGCTTAGTGATGAAGaattatatttagaattttaaaaaattgtgtaactTTGAAAATGCAGActattttgtcattaaaaagaatgtatcagctgggcacagtggctcacgcctgtaatcccagcagtttgagaggccaaggcgggtggatcacctgaggtcaggagttcgagaccagcctggtccacatggtgaaaccccgtctctactaaaaatataaacattagctgggagtggtggcaggcacctgtaatcccagctactcaggaggctgaggcaggagaatcacttgaacccaggaggtggaggctgcagtgagctgaaatcacaccactgcactccagcctgggcaacaagagcaagactccatcttaaaaaaaaaaaaaaaagaatgtaataagTTAAAGGGCATTCTAACCATGCAGCTAAGCCAGCTCAAAGATTTTAATGAGTTTGTATCTCTCCTTTTGCTAACAAACAGATTGATGATTTGCAtcgagtaaataaataaattgggatGCTGTAAAAGGATGGCCACATGTTTATCACATGTTCTGCTCAGGGTATATAAGTGTTCCCTAAACGTGCTGATATTCACACTCAGGACATTGCCTTGGACAGTAAACCCAAGTCACTATCTCCGACACCATGAGCTACTATGGCGGCTACTATGGAGGTCTGAGCTATGGCTGTGGGGGTTTTGGTGGCATGGGCTATGGCTACAGCTGTGGATATGGCAGCTTCCACAGACTGGGCTATGGCTGTGGCTATGAAGACAGGAGATATGGCTGTGGCTACAGAGGCTATGCAGATGGTTGCTGCTGCCCGTCATGCTACAGAGGATATAGATTCACCGGCTTCTACTAAGCTGCTGCTCTAGTGATGCAGCATCTGTTACCTTGAGGGGATTTCAAAACAAGTTACTTACTtctaagatacaatgggggtaaaGGTGTAAATgtgtaaatgctcccattccgaagggagaaattggccaaaacaaaggggctatagaCCCCAaacaagtccaaaacccagcagggcagtcattaaatattACAGCTTCAAGATAATCTCCTTTTACTCCATGTCTCACACccaggccacactgatgcaaCGAGCAGACTCCCAAGGCATTGGGCAGCTCCACTTCTGTAgctctgcagggtacagtccTCCTGGCTGCGTTCACAGGCTTGCATTGAGAATCcacagcttttccaggcacacagtggaagttgttggtgaatctaccattctgggatctggaagaTGGtgaccttcttctcacagctccactacgCAGTGCCTCAGTAGAGACTCTGGGTGGGGTCTCTaaacccacatttcccctccatattgccccagcagaggttctccataaaGGCTCCACGCTTGCAGCAGACTTCTGTCTGGAAATCCAGGCATTGTCATATatcctctaaaatctaggcaggagctcccaagcctcaactcttgccctctgtgcacccacaggcttaacaccatgtgaaAACCTTGGTAGCTCCTGGCTTGCACTCTCTGGACCATCAGCCTGAGATGTAACTGGagcccttttagccatggctggagatGGAGTGTCTAGGACTCAAGGCaacatgtcccaaggctgcacagaacAGTGGGGCCctaggcctggcccacaaaatcatttttctctcctaggcctcTAGGCCTGTGGTGAAAGGGCTGCTGCAACGGTCTATAAAATGACTTGGAGGcatttttccattgtcttggctattaacatctGGCTCCTctctacttatgcaaatttctgcaataggcttgaattcctccccagacattgagattttgttttctatgatgtggctgggctgcaaattttccaaacttttatgctctgtttcccttttatgCTCTGGACATGTAAGTTCCAACTTCAGATAATCTCTTTGTTCAAGCATATGAGGTTATGCTGTTAGAAGTATCATGTTACATCTTGAAtgatttgctgcttagaaatttcttctgccagataccctaaattatctccctcaagttcaaagctcAACAGATCCCTAGAACACAGGCACagtgctgccagtctctttgctaaagcatagcaagtatgaccttttctccagtttccaacgagtttctcatctccatctgagaccgtCTCATCCTGGGCTTTACTGTCCATGTCACTATCAGCcttttggtcacaacaatttaacaagtctctaggaagttccaaactttcccccatcttcctgtcttcttctgagctctccaaactgttccaacctctgcctgttactcagttccaaagtcattccacattttcaagtatctttatagcaatgtcccTCTTCTCTGGTATAGTCCATtgtcctgtattagtccattgtcccactgctataaaaaatacctgagactgggtaatttataaagtaaataagtttaattggctcacggttctatGGGCTGCACAGGCTTCTcctagagaggcctcaggaaactttcaattatggtggaaggcaaaggagaagcaagcacatcttcacatggtcgCAGGAGACAGAGGTcaagggaggtgctacacactgtTAAACAAGCAGATCCCGGGAGAACCCCTTCACAAGACAGCAGTAGGAGGATGATGCCAAACCATTAGAcactgcccccatgacccaatcaccttctactaggcccctcctccaacagtagggattacaatttgacatgagatatgggcagggacacacatccaaagcatttcacagaatcaataggatatACCTAGATATACAGAAGAACATTTACTGTTAGGGAAGAACTCATGcaattatagaggctgagaagtctcatCATCTGCTGTTTGCAAGTTAGAGGCCCAGGAAAGCTGATCTAGTAGTTCCAGTCCAAACCCAAAAGCTAGAGAACAGGGGAGTCAATGATGTTAAGTCTCAATCTGAGACCAAATGCTCTAACCAGGAATGCTGATGTGTGAGGATAGGAGAGGATGAAGATCCCAGCTCAGAAAGCAAGCTCCCTTTACCTTCCCCATTTAGTTCTATTTAGGTCTTCAACAGATTAAATGATGCTTACATACATAGGTAAGAGTGATGTTTACTCAGTCTACAGATTAAAATGTGAATCTCTTCTAGAAAAACTCTCACAGACCACCCAGAAATATTTTACCAACTATCCTAGCatcccttaacccagtcaagCTGACACTTAAAATATAAGTATCACAACATTCATATTATTAAAACTGTAATTAAAACACATTTGCTTCTCACAAATCTTATAATCTATATCCCCAAAACTTAAAGAGAAGTAAACTCTCTTTTTCTATGAACCTTTGCATTATATATAATCTTCCTTTATTCATAATTTTCTGCTTTCATCTAGTTTGTTATGCATGTAAAATAAGCCTGACCTAAAAATCCTTGATAAACTggataataaaatatgaattgtaGTCATTCAACTCATTTCACTTGTCTTTTTATAGGAATATTGTGTtctttattatcatcattattatacgGAAGGATTTGTAATGCAGTAGGGACTATAAACACACAGAAACATCATTATGAGGCAAAATATTGTGTAGTTTCAACTGACTAAAAGtgtcatttaatatttaaatatatataagtgtatatttattatatatagaagtgtatatatttcaatattaagtaaatcaatatattaaatatataaatatattttatatttctgtgttattaataaatactattttatttatatttcaatacATTATTGataatttgatatttatatttatatttaatatatagaaCTATATGTTTATTaatgaaatattcatttattatatattatatataaaatatataatacatacatatataacatatacattttgtatataatgtgtatattttatatatcttatatatttctatatgtctTATATCAatatcattatatatacatatatgtttctctctctctctatatatatatatatgataaaataaatttcagtgaaACCTTATCCTTTCaagaaatggccaaaacaatattgtttttctaaaatggaaTTTCAGGCAATAATATGTGCCTACAGATGTTTTGTATAAGCTCGCCAAATATAATTAAATGAGGACAAAAATTAAATCACACAATTAAGGACCAGAAAGAGACATTAAAATTTTGCAATGCTGTATTCCAGCAGAATATGTCATTTTTCTTATAATTGGTGCCAAGACTAGGATCAGAATCATGCCATCCTGAGTCCCAGGTATTAGACGATACTGTGCAGACtcactttttatgtattttcttcttgattGTTGTCAGATAAACCATTATGAAAGTTCTGGTCATAGTTGTAAGAAGAGCTAAATTATCTCAACTGCTTTTATGAGGGTTAGTCCCTTTTCTTACATTAACATCGatgcttcatttttattgttgtgatATAAAGAATTAAACCAATCAAAttttagtttatctgcttctgaATGTAACTAACCAATGAGCAACGTTAAAATTAGACtcttaagttaaaaacaaaacaaagcgcCATGACCTCTTCTTTAAGTCAATGCTCTCAAGCATTCTGTGTCCTACAACAGCAGGCTGAACAGGGGAAATACAGCTAAGTAACTCTATGGGAGGTCAGCTATATTGTCTGACCCAGTAG
It includes:
- the KRTAP19-2 gene encoding keratin-associated protein 19-2, whose translation is MSYYGGYYGGLSYGCGGFGGMGYGYSCGYGSFHRLGYGCGYEDRRYGCGYRGYADGCCCPSCYRGYRFTGFY